Genomic DNA from Candidatus Baltobacteraceae bacterium:
CGCAGATTCAGGAGCAGACCCTTTCGCTTTTGCCGAAGCTGCTTGCCGTAGGTATCGCCGTTACGCTTTTCGGGGGTTTCGGCATGCACTTGTGCGCCGGACTCTTTACCGACGTGCTCGCTCAGATACCGGTGCTCGTGCGTGGGTAGCGCCGCGGAGTTACTGGTATTCGGACGGTGCGTCGGATTCGTTTCGCGCGCGCCGGGGTTCTCGCACCCGAGCGTGCCGCACGCGGCGCGCGCCGGACTCGCCCTCGTGCTCGCCGTAGGACTGACGCCCGCGGTGCGCGAGATGCACGCGCCCGACGGGATGGCATTCGTTCTCGCATTGGCGATCGAAGTCGGCATCGGCGCGGCGATCGGCGTTGCGGCGTCGGTGCTGTACGACGGCGCGTA
This window encodes:
- a CDS encoding flagellar biosynthetic protein FliQ, whose amino-acid sequence is MDAFDGLLREGLVVTAVLCVPVLLLATLVGTAVAVMQAATQIQEQTLSLLPKLLAVGIAVTLFGGFGMHLCAGLFTDVLAQIPVLVRG
- a CDS encoding flagellar biosynthetic protein FliR gives rise to the protein MGSAAELLVFGRCVGFVSRAPGFSHPSVPHAARAGLALVLAVGLTPAVREMHAPDGMAFVLALAIEVGIGAAIGVAASVLYDGAYAGGRALDDYVGIRASVPTAQLYAPSGFGRIWSNVFLAGFFLLGGYRIVILMFAR